A window of bacterium genomic DNA:
TTTTTCTATTTCTTCATTTTCAAATAAATGCCTGAATTGGAGTTGTATTTTTTCCACCTCTTCTTTAAACAGAGACATTTTCCCTTCCAATCGTTCTATTGCTTTGCTAATTTCTTGTCTTTTGTCTTCTGCCATTTGTTTCAATTTTGCTTCCTCGGATAATAACTTTTCCAAATCTGTTAATTCATTGTTCAAAAACTCTTTCAAGTAGTCTCCCTCCTTTTCTGTTCTTGTCGTTTGATTTTTAGAATACTTTTCTTTCAGTTTCGTTTTTACCGCGCCAAACATTTTATTCCTCCTATTAACAATTCTTTTTCTAGCGGGCCGATTTCTTATAACACATTTACTCCGCTGAAAGTTTCTACGGGGTTTAATAATGTATAGTCACATATGTGTATAAGATTTTTCCTGGTGTTTACGTTCTTTATTTTTTTTATCTCTTTTTTGGTTTTTTCCATATATTGCATTATTTTTTTCGCACAGCGATGCATAACCTGATATTCCTGTAACATTTCTTTAATTATAAGAATGCTTGTATCTTTTTGTTCCGAGGAGATAAATTCAACAATTTTTTTCCGCACCTCCTCAGAAGTTGAACTCAATAAATAAATCAAAGGGAGGGTTATTTTCCCTTTACGTAGGTCCGAACCCAAGGACTTCCCCATTACCTTTTCATCGCCTACAAAGTCGAGGCAATCATCAACCATCTGAAAAGCTATACCAAAGTTTAGACCATAATTAACCAATGCTTCAATCTCATTTGCTTCAACTTTTCCCAGGCGTCCTCCGCAAAAGCAGGAAAACGAAAACAAAGAAGCGGTTTTCTTTTCGATAATGGAAAGATACTCTTCCTCAGTTAAATCCCAGTCATATGCCCTGCTTATTTGTTTCAACTCGCCTTCACAAATGAGATTAATGGTATTCGCCAAACCGCGAATAATTTCAGGATAGCCCAGTTGACATAACACAGCGAATGACCGGGAAAATAAGTAATCCCCAAAAAGCACTGAAATTTTATCTCCCCACTTGGTATGAAGAGTCTCCTTATGCCGTCGAAGAGTTGTTTCGTCAATTACGTCGTCGTGAATTAAAGTAGCAGTATGAATTAATTCTATTATTGAGGTAACTTTTATTATGTTGTTTCTATCTTTTCTGTTATTGTTTCCCGCTGAAAAGGCAAGCAGTGCCAGAGTGGGACGGAGAAGTTTACCTGGAGACTCAATAATATCTTCAATAACTCGTTTCATAAGACCATCTTCTTCCCCGAGTTGTCTTTTTATTTCTTCCTTGAACTCAACTAAATCTCTTTCAATGGGTTGATAAATTTTTTTTAGTTCCATTTTTTACCTCAAACCCGCCCATCAGGGATGGGCAAAAATAAATAACAATTTGTCGAGGAAATATCCCGTTATGAGAAGCAAACCGATTATTAAGTGCAATTTTATAGTAATTGCATTTACTGGAAGTAGTTCCTCAATTTTGTCATAATTTTTCCAAGATATGGCAATCGCTTTTAAACTCAAAGGCAAACTTGCAAAAGCAAGTATGCTAAACAAGGGCAGGAAGCGAAAAATAATCCCTGTGATTATGGTGATATAAACCAGAGCCAAAAGTAAATAATATATTTTTACCGCTCTCTCTTTGCCTAATATCACTATCCAGGTTCTTTTATTAACCAACTTATCTGCTTCATAGTCGGGGAATTCATTAATATATAGCACCAACATAATCAAAATACTGATTGGTATTGAAGCTAAGAATGGTTCCACAGACATTCTCTGTGCCTGGATATAGTATGCCCCGCCAACAATTAAAGGTCCAAACCCAAACCCTACCGCTAATTCCCCTATGCCGAGATAGCCAATCCGTAAAGGCTCCGCAGTATAGAAGAATCCCAACAGTACTCCCACCAATCCAAGAATTAAGATTATATTTCCTTTTGAGACCGAGTTTAAATACAAACCA
This region includes:
- a CDS encoding polyprenyl synthetase family protein codes for the protein MELKKIYQPIERDLVEFKEEIKRQLGEEDGLMKRVIEDIIESPGKLLRPTLALLAFSAGNNNRKDRNNIIKVTSIIELIHTATLIHDDVIDETTLRRHKETLHTKWGDKISVLFGDYLFSRSFAVLCQLGYPEIIRGLANTINLICEGELKQISRAYDWDLTEEEYLSIIEKKTASLFSFSCFCGGRLGKVEANEIEALVNYGLNFGIAFQMVDDCLDFVGDEKVMGKSLGSDLRKGKITLPLIYLLSSTSEEVRKKIVEFISSEQKDTSILIIKEMLQEYQVMHRCAKKIMQYMEKTKKEIKKIKNVNTRKNLIHICDYTLLNPVETFSGVNVL
- the menA gene encoding 1,4-dihydroxy-2-naphthoate octaprenyltransferase — its product is GTVIAWVHTRQIFWMKLLLTLIGVIFVHAGTNLTNDFYDHKSKNDELNLHPTPFSGGSRIIQQGLIPTKRIFYSALMFFGLGSVVGLYLNSVSKGNIILILGLVGVLLGFFYTAEPLRIGYLGIGELAVGFGFGPLIVGGAYYIQAQRMSVEPFLASIPISILIMLVLYINEFPDYEADKLVNKRTWIVILGKERAVKIYYLLLALVYITIITGIIFRFLPLFSILAFASLPLSLKAIAISWKNYDKIEELLPVNAITIKLHLIIGLLLITGYFLDKLLFIFAHP